A stretch of the Acidobacteriota bacterium genome encodes the following:
- a CDS encoding ATP-dependent Clp protease ATP-binding subunit, translated as MFEKLTEKAKRVLFLARYEASQQSAQHIGSEHILLGLLKEPEESIRELFNRANVSIDLLQAELERRGPMREKLSTSVEIPFSDETKKVLEYAEEESERLMHSSIGSEHLLLGLLRMEESTAGRLLVERGMRLYAVREDAVNLHKRRSLPKKKKETPFLNEFSRDLSEMAERHVFDPLIGREAELERVIQILSRRRKNNPVLLGEPGVGKTAIVEGLATRIIEGDVPPSLMSKRLLALDLSLVVAGTKYRGQFEERLKGIIAELTSTEDVIIFIDEIHSLIGAGSAEGSLDAANILKPTLSRGEVQCVGATTPRDYHKYIEKDRALVRRFQPINIRPPSEDETFEILTGVKERYERFHGVRFGEEAIRAAVYQSNRYITDRFLPDKAIDVLDEAGARVKLGKSTSYAEIKRIERELKRAVDGMKSALARKDFDEAVAFHDEEVTLRRRHEELKHAYEEECNKILDVDRSHVEEVISRWTGIPIQSVAEEEAEKLLQTEEFMHRRIVGQEPAISALARAIRRSRAGLKNPNRPIGSFVFLGPTGVGKTEVARTLAEFLFDSERALVRFDMSEYMERHAIAKMIGSPPGYVGHEEGGQLTEQIKRKPYSVILLDEIEKAHPDVLNILLQVLEDGMITDAYGQVVDFKNTIVIMTSNIGSQHVARVGNRLGFKAEEQESEAFKDRRDSVMSEVKRTLSPEFINRIDEIIVFDALGEDQLQQITRIMIERLNEGIADRGIRLTVSDEVCRWLVDTTCQDRSFGARPLRRAIQRHIEDALSETLIQGKMPPRGTIEVYVSGDSLGFRVQEQEEEQEASPAEA; from the coding sequence ATGTTCGAAAAGCTGACAGAAAAAGCGAAACGAGTCCTCTTCCTCGCGCGTTACGAGGCCAGCCAGCAGAGCGCGCAGCACATCGGCTCCGAGCACATCCTCCTGGGGCTCCTCAAAGAGCCGGAAGAGTCGATTCGAGAGCTGTTCAACCGCGCCAATGTCTCGATCGATTTACTCCAGGCGGAACTCGAGCGCCGGGGTCCCATGCGAGAGAAGCTCTCGACCTCGGTAGAGATTCCGTTCAGCGACGAGACGAAGAAAGTTCTCGAGTATGCCGAGGAAGAGTCCGAGCGACTCATGCATTCCAGCATCGGCTCGGAACATCTCTTACTGGGACTCCTGCGTATGGAGGAGTCGACCGCCGGACGGCTTCTCGTCGAACGAGGCATGCGTCTCTACGCGGTCCGTGAGGACGCCGTCAATCTGCACAAGCGTCGTTCGCTTCCGAAGAAGAAGAAAGAGACTCCGTTCCTCAACGAATTCTCTCGGGATCTCTCGGAGATGGCCGAGCGCCACGTCTTCGATCCGCTGATCGGTCGCGAAGCCGAACTAGAGCGCGTCATTCAGATCCTGTCGCGTAGAAGGAAGAACAACCCGGTCCTCCTGGGTGAGCCCGGTGTCGGCAAGACCGCGATCGTCGAGGGTCTTGCCACGCGAATCATCGAAGGGGACGTTCCTCCATCGCTGATGAGCAAGCGTCTCCTGGCGCTCGACCTTTCTCTCGTCGTCGCAGGAACCAAGTATCGCGGGCAGTTCGAAGAGCGTCTCAAGGGAATCATCGCGGAGCTGACAAGCACAGAGGACGTGATCATCTTTATCGATGAGATCCACTCCCTCATCGGTGCCGGATCGGCGGAGGGTTCCCTGGACGCCGCCAACATCCTCAAGCCCACGCTTTCGCGCGGTGAGGTGCAGTGCGTCGGCGCGACGACGCCGCGGGACTACCACAAATATATCGAAAAAGACCGTGCCCTTGTGCGTCGCTTCCAACCCATCAACATCCGTCCGCCCTCAGAGGACGAGACCTTCGAGATCCTGACCGGCGTCAAGGAACGCTACGAGCGGTTCCATGGTGTCCGGTTTGGAGAAGAGGCGATTCGAGCCGCCGTCTATCAGTCCAATCGGTACATCACCGATCGGTTCCTTCCCGACAAGGCGATCGACGTCCTCGACGAGGCCGGTGCACGGGTGAAGCTGGGGAAGAGCACCTCCTATGCGGAGATCAAGCGTATCGAACGTGAGTTGAAGCGTGCCGTCGACGGCATGAAGAGCGCGCTCGCCCGCAAGGACTTCGACGAGGCGGTGGCATTTCACGACGAGGAAGTGACACTTCGGCGCCGTCACGAAGAACTCAAGCACGCCTATGAAGAAGAGTGCAACAAGATCCTCGACGTCGACCGCTCCCACGTCGAGGAGGTCATCTCTCGCTGGACCGGGATTCCTATCCAATCGGTCGCGGAGGAAGAGGCCGAGAAGCTGCTGCAGACCGAGGAATTCATGCATCGGCGAATCGTCGGGCAAGAGCCTGCCATCAGCGCTCTCGCGCGTGCCATCCGCCGTTCTCGAGCGGGGCTGAAGAATCCGAACCGGCCCATCGGCTCGTTCGTCTTCCTTGGTCCGACGGGCGTCGGCAAGACCGAGGTCGCCCGCACGCTGGCAGAGTTCCTGTTCGATTCAGAGCGCGCGCTCGTGCGGTTCGACATGTCGGAATACATGGAGCGGCATGCGATCGCCAAGATGATCGGCTCGCCGCCCGGCTATGTGGGTCACGAGGAAGGTGGCCAGCTGACCGAGCAGATCAAGCGAAAGCCCTACAGCGTCATCTTGCTGGATGAGATCGAGAAGGCCCATCCGGACGTCCTTAATATTCTGCTTCAGGTCCTTGAGGATGGCATGATCACCGACGCCTACGGTCAGGTCGTCGACTTCAAGAACACCATCGTGATCATGACCTCGAATATCGGCTCCCAGCATGTTGCCCGCGTAGGCAATCGACTCGGTTTCAAGGCCGAGGAGCAGGAGTCCGAAGCGTTCAAGGACCGTCGCGATTCCGTGATGTCCGAGGTGAAGCGCACGCTGAGCCCCGAGTTCATCAACCGCATCGACGAGATCATCGTCTTCGACGCCCTGGGTGAGGATCAACTGCAGCAGATTACCCGCATCATGATCGAGCGACTCAATGAGGGGATCGCAGATCGCGGGATCCGCCTGACGGTTTCTGACGAGGTCTGCCGATGGCTCGTCGATACCACTTGTCAGGACCGCTCCTTCGGCGCGCGGCCCCTTCGGCGGGCGATTCAGAGGCATATCGAAGACGCGCTTTCGGAGACTCTGATTCAGGGCAAGATGCCCCCTCGTGGGACGATCGAAGTCTACGTCTCCGGCGATAGCCTCGGATTTCGCGTTCAGGAGCAGGAAGAGGAGCAGGAGGCCTCGCCGGCCGAGGCCTGA
- a CDS encoding ABC transporter ATP-binding protein produces the protein MTDSSRVVLRAEGLGRTYRSGPRPVTVLDNLSVEVSAGESLAIVGESGVGKSTLLQLMGGLDRPDSGELTVDAVDLRRASTEQLGEFRNRSVGFVFQAHHLLPEFTALENVEMPFRIGGRLSGARDRARAVLADLGLESRLDHRPAELSGGEQQRVAIARAVVGGPKLVLADEPTGNLDPGTGAKVFDVLSELQREQGFALVLATHSERLAAGCTRILRLADGGLHPLSEDERESYFRGLGV, from the coding sequence ATGACTGATTCCTCGAGAGTCGTTTTGCGTGCGGAGGGGCTTGGCCGCACTTATCGCTCGGGACCCAGGCCGGTCACCGTTCTGGATAATCTCTCCGTCGAGGTGAGCGCGGGAGAGTCCCTCGCGATTGTCGGTGAGTCCGGAGTCGGCAAGTCGACGCTTCTCCAGCTGATGGGTGGGCTGGATCGACCGGATTCGGGGGAGCTCACCGTCGACGCCGTGGACCTGCGTCGGGCATCCACCGAGCAACTGGGAGAGTTCCGAAATCGTTCGGTGGGCTTCGTCTTCCAGGCCCACCATCTGTTGCCCGAATTCACGGCGCTCGAGAACGTCGAGATGCCGTTCCGGATCGGCGGGCGCCTGTCGGGGGCTCGTGATCGCGCAAGAGCGGTCCTCGCGGATCTCGGGCTGGAATCCAGGTTGGATCATCGTCCCGCAGAGCTGAGTGGTGGCGAACAGCAGCGCGTCGCGATCGCACGAGCGGTCGTGGGCGGCCCCAAATTGGTCCTGGCCGACGAACCGACCGGCAACCTCGATCCAGGGACAGGCGCGAAGGTCTTCGACGTCCTAAGCGAGCTCCAGCGCGAACAGGGGTTCGCCCTGGTCCTCGCGACCCACAGCGAACGGCTCGCCGCGGGCTGCACACGGATCTTGCGCCTCGCGGACGGGGGGCTGCACCCACTGTCCGAGGACGAACGAGAGTCGTACTTTCGAGGGCTTGGCGTGTAA
- a CDS encoding ABC transporter permease has protein sequence MAYSFFLALRYLRVHRGHTFLSVITLISVAGVAVGAAALVIALSLMAGFEADVRDRIHSGSAHLTVTSRFEDTFGDVETLLAAVLSVKGVEAAGPVLYSPAMITADGNGSTPQYIQLYGVDPWRHTAVVLGKDPEPTAFEALANSSAGRRPGMVLGEQLARTLGVTTGDEVRVLVPRVGLTPWGVAPQSQLFEMVGTYRSRHFQEDSQRAYIQVPAAQRLLRAPEQATWAEVRLQEIDDLPVMKERLQEALFPEWIVVDLIEQNKDLLRALNTERILLFLAIGLIVVVAALNIVSTLILMVNDKIRDIGTLTALGARPTGVAAVFVLQGLVIGILGTISGLILGTAISYWLHAGEVIQLNPDVYYLSFVPFQTRPIDLVWIGVAALAVSLLATIYPASKAARLRPVEALRHD, from the coding sequence ATGGCGTACTCTTTCTTCCTCGCACTCCGTTATCTTCGTGTTCACCGTGGTCACACGTTTCTTTCCGTGATCACGTTGATCTCCGTTGCCGGCGTCGCCGTCGGAGCCGCGGCCCTGGTCATCGCATTGTCGCTGATGGCCGGGTTCGAGGCCGACGTGCGAGATCGGATCCACAGCGGAAGCGCCCACCTGACCGTCACCAGTCGATTCGAAGATACGTTTGGCGATGTGGAGACGCTGCTTGCGGCCGTCCTCTCGGTGAAGGGTGTTGAGGCCGCCGGTCCCGTTCTCTATTCCCCCGCGATGATCACAGCCGACGGAAACGGTTCGACCCCTCAGTACATCCAACTGTACGGCGTGGACCCCTGGCGGCATACCGCGGTCGTGCTTGGTAAAGACCCCGAGCCGACGGCTTTCGAGGCGTTGGCCAACTCCTCTGCGGGGCGCCGCCCCGGAATGGTGCTTGGCGAACAGCTCGCCAGGACCCTCGGCGTTACGACGGGGGATGAAGTGAGGGTGCTGGTCCCCCGGGTCGGGCTGACACCCTGGGGTGTCGCACCGCAGAGTCAGCTATTCGAGATGGTCGGAACCTACCGCTCCCGACACTTTCAGGAAGACTCCCAGCGGGCGTACATCCAGGTCCCCGCGGCGCAACGCCTCCTGCGCGCCCCGGAGCAGGCGACCTGGGCAGAGGTGCGGTTACAGGAGATCGACGACCTGCCGGTGATGAAGGAGCGCCTGCAAGAGGCGCTCTTCCCAGAGTGGATCGTCGTCGATCTGATCGAGCAGAACAAGGACCTCCTCAGGGCTCTCAACACCGAGAGGATCTTGTTGTTCCTGGCGATCGGTCTGATCGTGGTTGTCGCCGCCCTGAATATCGTCTCGACGTTGATTCTGATGGTCAACGACAAGATCCGCGATATCGGTACCCTGACCGCGCTCGGGGCCCGCCCGACGGGTGTTGCGGCCGTGTTCGTCCTTCAGGGACTGGTCATCGGGATTCTCGGCACCATCAGCGGTCTGATCCTGGGCACCGCGATCTCTTACTGGCTGCACGCCGGCGAGGTCATCCAACTCAACCCGGACGTCTACTACCTCTCGTTCGTTCCGTTCCAGACTCGGCCCATCGACCTCGTCTGGATCGGTGTTGCCGCGCTTGCCGTCTCGCTGCTGGCGACCATCTATCCGGCATCGAAGGCGGCCCGACTGCGTCCGGTGGAAGCGTTGCGTCATGACTGA
- a CDS encoding Asd/ArgC dimerization domain-containing protein, with the protein MTELQSAKPSKSGTARVAILGAASREGVAIRDVLTERRIPGSRVDLFGDDGEEAQIGEYAGEARLIQPPIFEEIREFDVVFVCEAGPVVDKLVADPTRNGVVIDVTGTIPPSSQALLVDLDLGSEEAPTGSVLIAPHPLTLILAKLLAPIQRLVDLDDVVATVLRPVADFGEKGIDELREQTVLLLNFSEVPTEVLGQQLAFNVVPAGRLSCETADETDVIRGQVQHLVRWDRPRLSLSLIAVPVFYGHALQISLKPSSAIDVDVLRAAMAAADISLPEGDAAAQTPLDIIGEERLQVARIDVEDTGRISLWAIAGEAQKRAASHAVRLAGAVKPL; encoded by the coding sequence GTGACGGAACTCCAGTCCGCTAAACCATCGAAATCCGGGACTGCCCGGGTTGCGATCCTCGGAGCCGCGTCTCGCGAAGGGGTCGCGATTCGTGACGTCCTGACCGAGAGACGGATTCCGGGATCCCGTGTCGATCTGTTTGGCGATGACGGTGAAGAAGCGCAGATCGGTGAGTACGCGGGGGAGGCCAGACTCATTCAGCCGCCGATCTTCGAGGAGATTCGAGAGTTCGACGTCGTGTTCGTGTGCGAGGCCGGACCGGTGGTGGATAAGCTCGTGGCCGATCCGACACGAAACGGCGTCGTGATCGACGTCACCGGCACGATTCCACCGTCGAGCCAGGCGCTTCTCGTCGACCTGGATCTTGGGTCCGAAGAGGCACCCACTGGGTCGGTGCTGATAGCGCCGCATCCGCTGACGCTCATCCTGGCGAAACTTCTGGCACCGATCCAACGCCTGGTCGATCTGGACGACGTGGTCGCCACGGTACTTCGTCCCGTCGCGGACTTCGGCGAGAAGGGGATCGACGAACTTCGTGAGCAGACGGTGCTTCTCCTGAATTTCTCCGAGGTCCCGACCGAGGTGCTGGGGCAACAACTGGCGTTCAACGTCGTCCCTGCCGGCCGTCTGTCGTGTGAGACGGCCGACGAGACGGATGTGATTCGCGGACAGGTGCAACACCTGGTGCGTTGGGATCGACCCCGGCTGAGCTTGTCATTGATTGCGGTCCCGGTGTTCTACGGGCATGCGCTACAGATCAGTCTCAAGCCGTCCTCCGCGATCGACGTCGATGTGTTGCGTGCGGCGATGGCCGCGGCCGATATCTCGTTGCCCGAAGGGGATGCCGCGGCGCAGACACCGCTGGACATCATCGGCGAGGAGAGACTGCAGGTCGCACGGATCGACGTCGAGGACACCGGTCGCATCTCCCTCTGGGCGATTGCCGGGGAAGCACAGAAGCGAGCGGCGAGCCATGCGGTTCGCCTCGCGGGCGCCGTGAAGCCGTTGTAG
- the pssA gene encoding CDP-diacylglycerol--serine O-phosphatidyltransferase produces the protein MIKPRRKRRRGIYLLPTLFTVGNLFCGFSAIIQSMDGHLTSAAILIVVAGVLDGLDGRIARLTNTTSEFGFEFDSLADLVSFGLAPAVLAYAWVLKPFERVGWLVGFIFVVCAAMRLARFNLRNTVQEKRHFAGLPSPAAAGIFSSLMLTFPNAFNEGTAVAAPIAIVIFLALLMVSRVRYPAFKDLGLSDRKSYFVVLPVAVSIVAIVLFREWALLGMGVVYLLSAPVSGLWSWRRRSRRESQATSAEESVGDGTPVR, from the coding sequence ATGATCAAACCCAGACGCAAGCGCCGCCGCGGAATCTACCTGTTGCCGACACTGTTCACGGTCGGGAATCTGTTCTGTGGATTCAGCGCGATCATTCAATCGATGGACGGGCACCTCACAAGTGCCGCGATCTTGATCGTCGTGGCCGGTGTGCTTGATGGGCTCGACGGGCGAATTGCACGATTGACCAACACGACATCGGAGTTCGGCTTCGAGTTCGACTCGTTGGCCGACCTCGTCTCGTTCGGTCTGGCTCCCGCCGTGCTCGCGTACGCGTGGGTCCTCAAGCCGTTCGAGCGAGTGGGGTGGCTGGTCGGGTTCATCTTTGTTGTCTGCGCCGCCATGCGTCTTGCTCGATTCAATCTCCGGAACACGGTTCAGGAGAAGCGCCACTTCGCGGGTCTGCCTTCACCCGCCGCAGCCGGAATCTTCTCGAGTCTGATGTTGACGTTCCCGAACGCGTTCAATGAGGGAACTGCGGTCGCGGCACCGATAGCGATCGTCATCTTCCTTGCCTTGTTGATGGTCTCCCGTGTCCGCTACCCGGCGTTCAAGGATCTGGGACTGAGCGATCGCAAGTCGTACTTCGTCGTGTTGCCGGTTGCGGTATCGATCGTGGCCATCGTGCTCTTCAGAGAATGGGCACTGCTTGGGATGGGCGTCGTTTACCTGTTGTCCGCGCCGGTCAGTGGTCTCTGGTCCTGGCGTCGTCGTTCACGTCGAGAATCGCAGGCCACGTCGGCCGAGGAGAGCGTCGGTGACGGAACTCCAGTCCGCTAA
- a CDS encoding phosphatidylserine decarboxylase — protein sequence MKLDREAWQFVLPLAVVTALAFWWHPLAGLLPLLALLFTGWFFRDPARDSEVAVEGWLAPADGRVLATHPERLSIFMNVFNVHVCRSPIAGRVTHVEHHDGQFLAAYRDDAPDANERTEILVEGDGGPCRFVLVAGLVARRIVCRVRVGDTVKRGDRVGVIRFGSRVDVHFPAGRRTKLSAGDRTVAGETPIA from the coding sequence ATGAAGCTGGATCGAGAAGCCTGGCAGTTCGTCCTGCCGCTAGCGGTCGTTACAGCGCTGGCGTTCTGGTGGCACCCGCTCGCAGGTTTGTTGCCGCTTCTGGCGTTGCTGTTTACGGGCTGGTTCTTTCGTGACCCGGCCCGCGATTCCGAGGTCGCGGTGGAAGGCTGGCTAGCGCCCGCCGACGGTCGAGTGTTGGCGACCCATCCTGAGCGACTCTCGATCTTCATGAACGTCTTCAATGTCCATGTCTGTCGATCGCCGATCGCCGGTCGAGTGACTCACGTCGAACATCACGACGGTCAGTTCCTTGCCGCCTACCGCGATGACGCGCCGGACGCCAATGAGCGTACGGAAATCCTCGTGGAGGGGGACGGCGGCCCCTGCCGATTCGTCCTGGTCGCCGGTCTCGTGGCGCGTCGGATCGTCTGTCGGGTTCGCGTGGGCGATACGGTCAAACGTGGCGATCGGGTGGGAGTGATCCGATTCGGCTCCCGGGTCGATGTTCATTTTCCGGCGGGTCGCAGAACCAAGCTCTCTGCCGGGGACCGAACCGTGGCCGGCGAGACACCCATCGCCTAG
- the rimI gene encoding ribosomal protein S18-alanine N-acetyltransferase → MQKSSAGDERLEILTSDHLPVVGELEARCFSAPWSVDGIRETLDEGGSGTVLHRGDLLVGYLLTRRLPVGVEILKLGVEPNQRRRGFARRLVQDGLRRWTADGVESVWLEVRESNNAARRLYAGYGFVEVGRRPHYYLAPVEDALVLSLDLGEFPDGER, encoded by the coding sequence ATGCAGAAATCAAGCGCAGGGGATGAGCGGTTGGAGATCCTGACGTCAGACCATCTGCCGGTGGTGGGAGAGTTGGAGGCTCGTTGCTTCAGCGCCCCGTGGTCGGTCGACGGGATTCGGGAGACACTCGACGAAGGCGGCAGCGGGACGGTCCTCCATCGCGGAGACCTGCTCGTCGGCTACCTCCTGACACGGCGCCTTCCGGTTGGAGTTGAGATTCTCAAGTTGGGAGTCGAGCCGAATCAACGCCGGCGCGGTTTCGCTCGCAGGTTGGTGCAGGATGGCCTTCGACGTTGGACTGCGGATGGCGTCGAGAGTGTCTGGCTCGAGGTTCGCGAATCCAACAATGCTGCGCGACGTCTCTATGCAGGCTACGGATTCGTGGAGGTGGGACGTCGCCCGCACTACTACCTGGCGCCGGTCGAGGATGCTCTGGTATTGAGCCTCGACCTTGGCGAATTCCCGGACGGGGAGCGGTGA
- the tsaB gene encoding tRNA (adenosine(37)-N6)-threonylcarbamoyltransferase complex dimerization subunit type 1 TsaB encodes MTRAIGIDTATAMAEVACVEFDRTNDSEPRVCSTVRRPMKGSHAVHLSALLDEALEEAGWNRTDPEGWVAVRGPGSFTGVRIALGAVQGLGFASGHTVRGVDRLTAMAAKAGRGSLPRVPLMGAGRGEVYGARFDATGMPPVVRTPPSVARPAHFLDPNSPARVVVDRIGEIDGLDAKMLPTGYVLEELSAGIAAAATALAFDETFLATDGAPVAPLYIRPSDAEIKRRG; translated from the coding sequence GTGACCCGCGCCATCGGGATCGACACGGCGACCGCCATGGCCGAGGTCGCCTGCGTCGAGTTTGACCGAACCAACGACTCGGAGCCGCGAGTCTGCTCGACGGTTCGCCGCCCGATGAAGGGCTCCCACGCCGTCCATCTGTCCGCGTTGCTCGATGAGGCACTGGAGGAGGCCGGCTGGAATCGAACCGACCCCGAGGGCTGGGTTGCGGTTCGCGGTCCCGGTTCGTTCACGGGTGTGCGGATCGCGCTGGGCGCGGTCCAGGGTCTTGGGTTTGCGTCCGGACACACCGTCAGAGGCGTCGATCGGCTAACGGCCATGGCTGCGAAGGCCGGGCGGGGCTCGCTTCCACGAGTCCCGTTGATGGGTGCGGGGCGTGGAGAGGTGTACGGCGCCAGGTTCGATGCCACGGGTATGCCCCCCGTCGTACGAACCCCTCCGTCGGTTGCCCGGCCCGCTCATTTCCTGGACCCGAATTCACCGGCACGTGTCGTGGTCGATCGAATCGGTGAGATCGACGGGTTGGACGCCAAGATGCTACCGACGGGCTACGTGCTCGAGGAGTTATCCGCCGGTATTGCGGCGGCTGCCACCGCACTCGCCTTCGACGAGACCTTTCTTGCAACCGACGGTGCGCCGGTCGCACCGCTCTACATCCGACCGTCCGATGCAGAAATCAAGCGCAGGGGATGA
- a CDS encoding diguanylate cyclase encodes MIPHERLDALRSRLVDLLAEDAHNVDRLLSQLQALSHETGLDVHAAALLILTRLTFREDEARRHWEAIVGHREKMGETLGRDVGLRVALMDYFVNENRNLLRPTLIDLEMVEAAERETPNDSLTGLLADLPFRTAVQKECRRARRYTQKMSVVVFDIDDFEEVNLRNGRALGDRLLREAAILVSNKIRDIDIAGRPGEDELTVLLPETDGNGALLVAERFRREFESYFARRECQGRPVQLKISAGVASYPADATSAHELLERAAQALYSAKAGGKNMVQRYQPERRRFLRLELEPGRFEIEVLSPREAGRGTLRDLSHSGLLFTGPEPLEVGERIEIRVTGGQEERGHPPLSARGQVVRLEELPIQFPVPAETEEAGDRYEIGMAFDLGSLGGGDDLLEFLEWTRRNVVGTTT; translated from the coding sequence ATGATTCCCCACGAGAGACTCGACGCGTTGCGCAGTCGGTTGGTCGATCTTCTGGCGGAGGACGCACACAACGTCGACAGGCTCCTCTCGCAACTGCAGGCGTTGTCGCACGAGACGGGTCTCGACGTTCACGCGGCTGCGTTGCTGATATTGACCCGGCTCACTTTTCGTGAAGACGAGGCGCGACGCCACTGGGAAGCGATTGTCGGGCATCGCGAGAAGATGGGCGAAACACTCGGGAGAGATGTCGGTCTCCGTGTGGCGCTGATGGACTACTTCGTCAACGAGAATCGGAATCTACTGCGACCAACGCTCATCGATCTCGAGATGGTCGAGGCTGCCGAGCGTGAGACGCCCAACGATTCACTCACCGGACTGCTCGCCGATCTCCCGTTCCGAACGGCGGTTCAGAAGGAATGTCGTCGAGCACGTCGCTACACCCAGAAGATGTCGGTTGTCGTCTTCGATATCGACGACTTCGAAGAAGTGAACCTGCGAAACGGTCGGGCGTTGGGGGATCGGCTCCTTCGGGAGGCTGCCATCCTCGTGAGCAACAAGATTCGTGACATTGACATCGCGGGTCGCCCGGGCGAAGACGAGCTGACGGTTTTGCTGCCCGAGACGGACGGAAATGGCGCCCTCCTGGTGGCGGAGAGATTCCGCCGCGAGTTCGAGAGCTATTTCGCACGTCGAGAGTGCCAGGGGCGCCCGGTCCAACTCAAGATCTCGGCGGGCGTCGCTTCGTACCCTGCAGACGCGACGTCGGCCCACGAGTTGTTGGAGCGTGCCGCGCAGGCTCTGTACTCCGCGAAGGCAGGCGGCAAGAACATGGTGCAGCGCTACCAACCCGAGCGTCGTCGGTTTCTCCGCCTCGAGTTGGAGCCCGGACGTTTCGAGATCGAGGTGCTGTCTCCGCGAGAGGCGGGTCGTGGAACCCTTCGCGACCTCAGTCACAGCGGCTTGCTTTTCACGGGTCCTGAGCCGCTGGAGGTCGGGGAGCGGATCGAGATTCGCGTGACCGGAGGGCAAGAGGAGCGCGGGCATCCACCGCTCAGCGCCCGGGGTCAGGTCGTGCGTCTCGAGGAGCTTCCCATTCAGTTTCCGGTCCCAGCGGAGACCGAGGAGGCTGGCGATCGTTACGAGATCGGGATGGCGTTCGATCTCGGCTCTCTCGGTGGCGGCGACGACCTGCTCGAGTTCCTCGAGTGGACCCGACGGAATGTTGTCGGAACAACGACGTGA
- a CDS encoding diguanylate cyclase: MDLVPLSPQVSKQIESVLAGDSPDGGTPWAALRALASTHGSGVYSEVVERLVHIELGGEAAASFLDRIAVHQADLAAGLGRDPGFMIAVADFSTNIEPVLKNPAVVETEFLRRIERSAVTDSLTSLFNRRYLDRALRIEMRRSERYRRDTSLLMLDLDRFKEINDRRGHRFGDRVLTTVGSVMARAVREADVACRFGGEEFAVILPETDRLGALTVAERIRQAVFTCFDRHPIEGQKIRVTVSGGIAVSPADGSDVETLTEHADQALYRAKSLGRNQISIYFDEKRRSTRYPVRPRTLARVAAKPAGTQRVRPVNLSLDGALFATEIFLAPSQTVEFILGQRDPLVMPATVVRVEEDDRARTRNVAVRFLCRMAPEALSHHIVTRRRNTQRGQSR, translated from the coding sequence ATGGATCTAGTCCCTCTCTCACCGCAGGTGAGCAAGCAGATCGAGTCGGTGCTTGCCGGGGATTCCCCGGACGGAGGCACCCCGTGGGCAGCACTCCGCGCGCTGGCGTCGACCCACGGCTCAGGCGTCTACAGCGAGGTGGTCGAGCGGCTGGTCCATATCGAATTGGGCGGGGAGGCGGCGGCCTCGTTCCTCGATCGGATCGCCGTCCATCAGGCCGATCTGGCGGCAGGTCTCGGACGTGACCCGGGCTTCATGATCGCGGTGGCCGATTTCAGTACCAACATCGAACCTGTACTGAAGAATCCCGCCGTCGTCGAGACCGAGTTCTTGCGTCGCATCGAGCGGTCCGCCGTGACGGATTCGCTGACCAGCCTTTTCAATCGGCGCTACCTCGATCGGGCGCTGCGAATCGAGATGCGCAGATCGGAGCGCTATCGGCGGGATACGTCGCTCCTGATGCTCGATCTCGATCGGTTCAAGGAGATCAACGATCGTCGGGGGCATCGCTTCGGCGATCGTGTCCTGACGACCGTCGGTAGCGTCATGGCGAGAGCTGTACGAGAGGCCGATGTCGCCTGCCGCTTTGGCGGTGAAGAGTTTGCGGTGATCCTCCCGGAGACGGATCGTCTGGGTGCTTTGACCGTCGCCGAGAGAATCCGTCAGGCCGTGTTTACGTGTTTCGATCGTCATCCGATCGAGGGTCAAAAGATCCGCGTCACGGTCTCCGGGGGGATAGCGGTGAGTCCTGCCGACGGCTCCGACGTGGAGACTCTCACGGAGCATGCCGATCAGGCGCTCTACCGGGCGAAATCGCTGGGTCGAAATCAGATCAGCATCTACTTCGACGAGAAACGGCGATCGACCCGTTATCCGGTTCGACCACGGACCCTCGCGCGGGTGGCGGCGAAACCCGCAGGCACGCAACGGGTACGGCCGGTAAACCTCAGCCTCGATGGCGCCCTGTTCGCGACGGAGATTTTTCTGGCTCCATCGCAGACCGTCGAGTTCATCCTCGGTCAGCGCGACCCTCTCGTCATGCCGGCGACGGTTGTGCGAGTCGAGGAGGACGATCGGGCCCGAACCCGCAACGTTGCAGTTCGGTTCCTCTGTCGAATGGCACCCGAGGCATTGTCTCACCACATCGTCACGCGTCGCAGGAACACACAGCGAGGCCAATCGCGATGA